Sequence from the Sphingomonas koreensis genome:
GGGCATCGCGGCTTCTGGCTGCTCAATGCCGGCTTCTTCGTCTGCGGCTTCCACATCGCGTTCATCGCGACGCACTTTCCCGCTTACCTCACCGACAAGGGGCTGGGCCTGTCGATCGGCGCCAACGCGCTGGCGCTGGTGGGCCTGTTCAACATCTTCGGCTCGTATCTCTTCGGCATGTGGGGCGACAAGCGCAGCAAGAAATACCTGCTTAGCGGCCTCTATGCCGCGCGCAGCGTGGTGATGATCGCCTTCCTTGCGCTGCCGCTGACGCCGTTCACCGCGCTCGCTTTCGCCGCCGCGATGGGCTTTCTCTGGCTCGGCACCGTGCCGCTGACCAGCGGGCTGATCGGGCAGATTTTCGGCATCCGCTATCTCTCGACACTCTACGGCATCGTGTTCCTGAGCCATCAGGTCGGCAGCTTCTTCGGCGCGTGGAGCGCGGGGCTGATGTTCGACCTGACGGGTAGCTATGACAGTATCTGGGTGGCTTCGGTCGTGCTCGGCTTCATGGCGGCGATCGTCCATGCCCCGATCCCAGACCGGCCCGTGCCGCGGCTGCGCGAGGCGGCGGCATGAAAGCGCTCGGCCTGATCGCGCTCGCGCTGGTGCTCGCCGGCGGCTGGTGGCTCTGGCAGGCGGCGGGGCCGGACGTGTTGATCGGCGCGATGATCCAGTGGTGCGGATGACCCCTTGCCTATGGACGGGGTTTGCGCTGTAGCGATGCCTCAATTCAAGGGGATAACCGTGCGCAACATGATCTGGTTCGCAGCGGCGCTGGCCGCGGTCACAACGAGCGCGCAAGCGCAGAAGGCGCCGACTCCCGTCGATCTCACCGATCCGGCGACGGTCGCCAAGCTGGTCCAGGATCTGGGCTACAAGGCCGAGCTCAAGGCTCGTGACAATGGCGAACCCTATATCAACAGTGCTGCCAACGGTTCGAACTTCAGCATCGAATTCTACGGATGCGAGAAGGCGGTGAAGTGCACGTCGATCCAGTTCTTCGCCTGGTACAAGAAAGAGCCCTGGTACAATGCAGCGCTGACCGACAAGTGGAACGCGAAGAAGCGCTTCGTGAAGGCGGCCATCGACAAGGATGGCGACTTTTCGACCTATATGGACATCACCGCGCTGGGCGGGACGCGTGAATCGTTTGCGGACAGCCTCGATTGGTGGACGGTGCTTTCCAGCGACCTGTTCGAATTCTTCGAGGAGGAAGACCCCGCCAGGGCCAAGGGCGCCACGCCCGCCAAGTAGGCGGGCGGCGGGCGCTTCAGGCGCGCTGTCCGCTGACGAGCGCCGCGTCTTCGGTCGCGGTGCCGCTGTCCCGCGTGCCGCCGAGCGCACGCTGGCCGATCGCGGTGACGAGCAGCGCCAGCACCGCAGCCGCGACCGAAACCCAGAATCCGTTCTGTGCCCCGAAAGTGTCGACCACCCAGCCGGCGACGAATGCCCCCAGTGCCATGCCGATGCCGATGCCGGTCATCACCCAGGTCACGCCTTCGGTCAGGACATCGGGCGGGACGCGGCGCTCGACCAGGCCGAATGCGGTGATGAAGGTGGGTGAGACCGCAACGCCGCTGAGGAAGATTGCGATCGCCAGTGCGGTCACGCTGCCGACCAGCAGCAGCGGCAGCGTGGTGAGGAGCAGCACGCCCAGCACGACGAGCAGCTGGCGGTGGAGCGGGAAGCGCAGGTTGAGCGCGCCGAGGATCAGGCCGACGACGAACGAGCCGAGCGCATAGACGCCGATCACCAGGCTGGCGGCGCCCGGCTCTCCGAAATCGCGGGTGAGTGCGACCGTGGTGACTTCGGCGGTGGCGAAGATCGAACCGACAAAGATCAGCGCGAGGGTCACGAACTGGACCGGGCGCAGGAAGATCGCCGAGCGATGCGTGCTGTTCTCGCCAACGCGCACCTTGGGCTCGGTGGCGCGCTGGAGGACGAAGGCGGTCATTCCGGCGGAGAGCAGCAGGGTGGAGACGAGCACCCCCGCCTCGGGGAACAAGGCGACGCTGAGCCCGACCGAGAGCGAGGCGCCGGCGATATAGACCAACTCGTCCGCGACCGATTCGAACGCGAAGGCGGTGTTGAGCTCGGGCTTGTCACGGAAGATCTCGGTCCAGCGCGCGCGGACCATCGCCGGCATGCTGGGCATCGCGGCGGCGGCGAGCGCCGAGGCGAAGAGCGTCCAGACCGGCCAGTCGAAGCGGACGGCGAGCATCAGAAAGGCAAATGCGGCGACGGCGATCGCGGTGGCCGGGATCAGCAGCCGGCTCTGGCCATAGCGATCGACCAGCCGCGAGATCTGCGGCGCCATGAAGGCATTGGTGAGGGTGAAGGTCGCCGCAACCGCGCCGGCCAGCCAATAGCCGGTGCCCGATTGCGCCATCATCGTCACGATCCCGATCGGCGCCATGGCGATGGGGAGGCGGGCAACGAAGCCGGCGGCGGCGAATCCCTTGGTTCCGGGGGCCCGAAAGATATCGCGATAGGCTGAAAACATGGCGCTCACTCTCTTCACTGGAAATGCAGGCCGCAAGGGCTTACATACGTCTCGTATGTGAGTGAGGTGGTGACATACGCTGCGTATGTCAATGCGGCGCTCCCGAAAAAGGTCGAGGACGAACATGTCGCGCCGATCGCGCCCCGAAATGATCGCCGAAACCCGCGCCAAGCTGATCGCGGCCGCGCGGGAGGCCTTTGCCGAACATGGCTATGCCGAGGCGTCGATGGACGAGCTCACCGCCGCGGTGGGGCTGACGCGGGGTGCGCTCTATCATCATTTCGGCGGCAAACAGGGCCTGCTGGAGGCTGTGATCGCGCAGATCGACACCGAGATGGCGGAACGGCTCAAGGACGTGGCCGCGGCCGCGCCGACCCGCTGGGAAGGAATGGTGGCGGAGAATATCGGCTATATCGAGCTGGCGCTGGAGCCCGGCGTGCAGCGGATCATGCTGCGGGACGGCCCGGCGGTGCTGGGCGATCCCGCCAACTGGCCGGGCGCGCTCGCCTGTATCGCGTCGATCCGGCGGCGCGTGGAACAGCTTCAGGCCGATGGCGTGGTGCGTGGCGAGATCGATGCCGAGGCGGCCGCCCGGCTGATCTCCGGCGCGTCGACCGATGCGGCGATGTGGATCGCCAATTCCGCCGATCCCGCCGAAACCTCGCGCCGCGCGATCCCGGCATTCAAGGCGATGCTGGAAGGGTTGCTGCACGCCGGCGGCGATCGAGAGGGCGGATAAAGGCCTGCTTCCGGTAGCCCGAAGCGTGTTGCCTGTTGGATCGCCCGGTCTGGTCCGGCATGGATGCTTGCCATGCCGTCGAGTCATCCGAGTCCGTTCGCCATCCCGCTGTTCCGGTCGGTATGGATGGCGAGCCTGTTCTCGAACTTCGGCGGGTTGATCCAGTCGGTCGGCGCATCGTGGATGATGATCGGTCTCGGCGCGTCGCCGCAGATGATCGCGCTGGTCCAGGCTTCGACGACGCTGCCGATCATGCTGCTTTCGCTCTGGGCCGGGGCCGTGGCGGACAATCTCGACCGCCGCCGCGTGATGCTCGCCGCCCAGTCGTTCATGCTGATCGTCTCGGCGGCGCTGGCGGCGCTGACCTGGGCCGGGCTCATCACGCCCTGGTCGCTGCTGATCTTCACCTTCCTGATCGGCTGCGGAACCGCGATCAATGGTCCGGCCTGGCAGGCGTCGGTGGGCGACATGGTGCCGCGTCCGATGCTGCCCGATGCGGTGGCGTTCAACAGCATGGGGTTCAACATCGCCCGCAGCGCCGGTCCGGCGCTGGGCGGCGCGATCGTCGCGGTGGCGGGCGCGGCAGCGGCGTTCCTGGTCAACGCGCTGAGCTATATCGGACTGATCGCGGTGCTGTTTCGCTGGAAGCCCGACCTCCCGCCCCGGCGTCTGCCGCGCGAGCGGCTGGGCGTCGCGATGGCCGCGGGCATCCGCTATGTGCGCCTGTCGCCCAACATC
This genomic interval carries:
- a CDS encoding YbjN domain-containing protein, which gives rise to MIWFAAALAAVTTSAQAQKAPTPVDLTDPATVAKLVQDLGYKAELKARDNGEPYINSAANGSNFSIEFYGCEKAVKCTSIQFFAWYKKEPWYNAALTDKWNAKKRFVKAAIDKDGDFSTYMDITALGGTRESFADSLDWWTVLSSDLFEFFEEEDPARAKGATPAK
- a CDS encoding MFS transporter produces the protein MFSAYRDIFRAPGTKGFAAAGFVARLPIAMAPIGIVTMMAQSGTGYWLAGAVAATFTLTNAFMAPQISRLVDRYGQSRLLIPATAIAVAAFAFLMLAVRFDWPVWTLFASALAAAAMPSMPAMVRARWTEIFRDKPELNTAFAFESVADELVYIAGASLSVGLSVALFPEAGVLVSTLLLSAGMTAFVLQRATEPKVRVGENSTHRSAIFLRPVQFVTLALIFVGSIFATAEVTTVALTRDFGEPGAASLVIGVYALGSFVVGLILGALNLRFPLHRQLLVVLGVLLLTTLPLLLVGSVTALAIAIFLSGVAVSPTFITAFGLVERRVPPDVLTEGVTWVMTGIGIGMALGAFVAGWVVDTFGAQNGFWVSVAAAVLALLVTAIGQRALGGTRDSGTATEDAALVSGQRA
- a CDS encoding TetR/AcrR family transcriptional regulator, coding for MIAETRAKLIAAAREAFAEHGYAEASMDELTAAVGLTRGALYHHFGGKQGLLEAVIAQIDTEMAERLKDVAAAAPTRWEGMVAENIGYIELALEPGVQRIMLRDGPAVLGDPANWPGALACIASIRRRVEQLQADGVVRGEIDAEAAARLISGASTDAAMWIANSADPAETSRRAIPAFKAMLEGLLHAGGDREGG